In Microbacterium maritypicum, the following are encoded in one genomic region:
- a CDS encoding ClbS/DfsB family four-helix bundle protein produces MAVPASKDELLTAIRTEYARLRADLDRVPTESAREPVLSGHVKSTMMSPADLLAYLIGWNEQVLTWHDRRAAGLPDEMPAAGFGWNDLGALAQRFYRDHEGEPWAALRARLDEAEQRIEALVLSRSEEELYGTPWYRTWTMGRMISLNTASPYRNARGRIRRWLRTL; encoded by the coding sequence ATGGCGGTACCCGCGTCGAAGGACGAGCTGCTCACCGCGATCCGGACGGAGTATGCCCGCCTGCGCGCCGACCTCGATCGGGTGCCGACGGAGTCCGCCCGAGAACCCGTGCTGTCCGGTCACGTCAAGAGCACGATGATGAGCCCGGCGGATCTTCTCGCGTACTTGATCGGCTGGAACGAGCAGGTGCTCACCTGGCACGACCGTCGCGCCGCCGGGCTCCCCGACGAGATGCCGGCGGCCGGTTTCGGCTGGAATGACCTCGGCGCCTTGGCTCAGCGCTTCTACCGCGACCACGAGGGCGAGCCCTGGGCGGCGCTGCGGGCACGACTCGACGAGGCTGAGCAGCGGATCGAAGCCCTCGTTCTGAGTCGCTCGGAGGAAGAGCTCTACGGCACCCCGTGGTACCGCACCTGGACCATGGGTCGCATGATCTCGCTCAACACCGCATCGCCGTACCGGAACGCCCGCGGCCGCATCCGCCGCTGGCTTCGGACGCTCTGA